One window of Vespa velutina chromosome 2, iVesVel2.1, whole genome shotgun sequence genomic DNA carries:
- the LOC124957701 gene encoding uncharacterized protein LOC124957701 isoform X3 → MTWSFEWSTLGVLIILLLNCGTSRSIASLNEPILLKVIVPASHVALSGDLTVLILESSQERFSTIPTEVQTEKEITEEENSTESFDSTTDNPLVLRVLFLDGLTSELIGEFPLDTLPQKGENVTLTIPCGFFSRGGTYTLQLQYKLSTVPSKITDIADLSTIQMSNALDVKWPTPSLFLERQRFTTYPNEPISATLRYSEISCEPSEKVPAAAYTLQLIYCGSSTIACDPQNKSRVQVLYHDEITGFPTQKHIILRCEYFGLAGDYALRLKASPVNPNAPTTSAYIKVDWSEEFVFSVHARSIYPCEGSGGVPVIFEYPSCRLQGDRVRVYGRLRADVRSLAPPSTLHYIAELKAMPGKHTLTFECDIFTEKFIEYCFVYVSQAITGAMAEVKLSCIPTFPLQENDAGGWGPWSPWTPCSSSCIGGIRNRYRFCDTPPPRYGAKFCQGKAVETESCGGSQWLDLRDTWNMADWECHHGAELAAIRPEVTAQIGVKCRCGCLITLGEENSRKILAANTQACPGRSFWLVEARPNFVVRLHVDQAQFPCPGQYFRVRDGDSLSADLLTDIAFDKSLPPTKTVISTGEHLLLEFSSDEITAAGESCVGGFLAHAVILYKPREGNQTLMSVPFKRNSTSVVGEWIFWMTPAHLAAASLLMLIFFVSISLALQFAFKYRKYHIAEDLDNLSEYSVYSDSGPSTMRREKALSSATLISEVVSLVGLSRRGTPNHTKLENTSCGAEEDYDSSETQAEYEDETTAESVSSKDITESVSFMSNIVFVGQPEVKYARPVKLRTLGLQSPTSDQDSTIDENKIQIASDDSTNNPKLCQYNPSNALQGKEFSPVRIYSNVPTLRTGKETKDRRNRERLLHGPGSEFSLINPEMDLELDYYDYNVANAGAAPGSYLGMDPAFLVWIPPLLSTDSDIIPMENVDGHLMEGQLGREGLVLDTEGATLTPSEYRRIKMLRAEESKSNLSNCPNIDQLDEEFLKRCDSKGNFLSDEDSYDGKEMLIERLLPIHRILEDSRIRVSEESLSGQALRDRTILQNIIPNRLYESSTAISKSELDTSPEKTADQSMAEAIKQANLPNSSRDNNRSGITNVNSVDNSVGQVEEKDRNIKSPLSVKRNRHDTSYSKLLSYIGHKPKVSIIQDEKKNEELTVGDEKKSEQNLEKTKDNEKSKSFLSNLDLTNVVQYKYKDFTHFTQPSENKKNLDIVNIPMMEFSRGCLKSPVKVHRQVDKKRIVLPQEDILSPDYGVETDMKDESHESFYDLIRESENEIKYADEDDEYIDNKAST, encoded by the exons ATGACTTGGTCATTTGAATGGTCAACGCTAGGAGTATTGATTATTCTTCTCCTTAACTGTG GTACATCAAGATCGATCGCGAGTCTCAACGAGCCAATTTTACTCAAAGTTATTGTTCCTGCATCTCACGTTGCATTGTCAGGCGATCTCACAGTTCTTATATTGGAATCGTCACAGGAAAGATTTTCCACGATTCCCACCGAAGTTcaaacggaaaaagaaattaccgaagaagaaaatagtacTGAAAGTTTTGATTCAACGACGGATAATCCTCTCGTTTTAAG aGTATTATTTCTGGATGGTCTCACGTCTGAATTAATCGGCGAGTTTCCATTGGATACTTTGCCACAAAAGGGTGAAAATGTTACTCTAACGATACCATGTGGATTTTTCTCAAGAGGAGGTACTTATACTTTGCAACTTCAATATAAACTTTCGACAGTACCATCGAAGATTACGGATATCGCCGATTTGTCCACTATTCAG atgAGCAATGCCTTAGACGTAAAGTGGCCAACGCCGTCTCTCTTTTTGGAACGTCAAAGATTCACAACTTATCCAAACGAACCGATCTCAGCAACATTAAGATACAGCGAGATCTCTTGCGAACCTTCCGAAAAGGTTCCAGCTGCGGCATATactttacaattaatttattgcgGTTCCAGTACAATTGCCTGTGATCCACAAAACAAAAGTCGTGTGCAA GTCCTTTATCATGATGAAATAACAGGATTTCCAACACAAAAGCATATTATTCTACGTTGCGAGTATTTTGGACTTGCCGGTGATTATGCTCTTAGATTGAAAGCATCTCCAGTTAATCCTAATGCACCAACAACGAGTGCATACATCAAA GTTGATTGGTCGGAAGAGTTTGTCTTCAGTGTCCATGCACGATCGATTTATCCCTGCGAAGGATCAGGAGGAGTGCCAGTTATATTCGAATATCCATCTTGCCGCTTACAAGGGGATCGTGTGCGAGTTTATGGTCGCCTTAGGGCCGACGTTCGATCGCTTGCACCACCTTCCACCCTTCATTACATAGCGGAGCTCAAAGCTATGCCGGGAAAACACACATTGACCTTCGAATGCGACATTTTTAcggaaaaatttatcgaatattgCTTCGTTTATGTCAGCCAGGCTATCACAGGGGCGATGGCCGAAGTGAAACTCTCTTGTATCCCTACATTTCCCCTTCAAG AAAATGATGCTGGTGGTTGGGGACCGTGGAGTCCGTGGACACCGTGCAGCAGTTCCTGCATCGGTGGAATTCGCAATCGTTATAGATTTTGCGACACTCCTCCGCCAAGATACGGTGCTAAATTTTGTCAG ggAAAAGCCGTCGAGACGGAATCCTGTGGTGGTTCTCAATGGCTCGATTTACGAGATACATGGAATATGGCTGATTGGGAATGTCACCATGGTGCTGAATTAGCAGCAATACGACCGGAAGTTACCGCACAGATCGGAGTAAAGTGTCGTTGTGGATGTTTAATCACTCTTGGAGAGGaaaattcgagaaaaattttagCAGCTAATACACAGGCCTGTCCTGGCCGATCATTTTGGTTGGTAGAG GCAAGACCAAACTTTGTAGTCAGACTGCACGTAGATCAAGCACAGTTTCCATGTCCAGGGCAATATTTCCGTGTCCGTGACGGTGATTCATTGAGCGCAGATCTTCTAACAGATATAGCCTTTGATAAGTCTCTTCCTCCAACGAAAACAGTTATTTCTACTGGTGAACATTTACTACTGGAGTTCTCAAGTGACGAAATAACAGCAGCTGGTGAATCTTGCGTCGGTGGTTTCTTAGCTCATGCTGTTATtcttt ATAAGCCACGAGAAGGGAATCAAACGTTAATGTCGGTGCCTTTTAAACGTAATTCCACGTCCGTTGTTGGTGAATGGATATTTTGGATGACACCTGCCCACTTAGCTGCAGCgtctttattaatgttaatatttttcgtatcTATTTCTCTAGCATTGCAATTTGCCTTTAAGTATAGGAAATATCATATCGCCGAAGATTTGGATAATTTGAGCGAATACTCCG taTATAGCGACTCTGGACCAAGCACAATGAGACGCGAGAAGGCTTTATCTTCCGCAACTTTGATCTCCGAAGTCGTTTCTTTGGTTGGATTGTCCAGAAGAGGTACACCTAATCATACGAAGCTCGAGAATACATCCTGCGGAGCGGAAGAAGATTATGATAGCTCTGAGACTCAAGCGGA gTACGAGGACGAGACTACTGCAGAATCAG TTTCTAGCAAGGACATTACCGAGAGCGTATCTTTCATGTCGAATATCGTTTTTGTTGGTCAGCCTGAAGTGAAGTATGCTCGACCTGTGAA ATTACGAACGTTAGGATTACAAAGTCCTACATCCGATCAAGATTCAACGATAGAtgagaataaaattcaaattgcATCGGATGATAGTACGAATAACCCAAAGCTTTGTCAATATAATCCAAGTAATGCTTTGCAAGGCAAG GAATTTTCACCGGTACGAATCTATTCGAATGTACCCACTTTGCGTACCGGCAAGGAAACGAAAGATCGTCGAAATCGGGAACGTCTGCTTCACGGGCCAGGATCGGAATTCAGTCTAATTAATCCCGAAATGGACCTGGAGTTGGATTACTATGACTACAATGTTGCGAACGCAGGAGCCGCTCCAGGTTCCTATCTGGGTATGGACCCAGCTTTCTTAGTCTGGATACCACCGTTGTTGTCTACGGATTCTGATATCATTCCCATGGAAAATGTAGACGGTCATCTGATGGAAGGACAACTAGGAAGGGAAGGACTGGTACTAGATACGGAAGGTGCGACTTTAACTCCCAGCGAGtatagaagaataaaaatgttgaGAGCTGAGGAATCCAAATCCAATCTAAGCAATTGTCCTAATATCGACCAACTTGACGAGGAGTTTTTAAAAAGATGCGATTCTAAgggaaattttctttcggacGAGGACTCATATGATGGTAAGGAAATGCTGATCGAACGACTACTTCCTATTCATCGAATACTCGAGGATTCTAGAATCAGAGTGAGCGAGGAATCGTTATCCGGGCAAGCACTTAGAGATAGAACGATACTTCAGAATATTATTCCAAATCGGCTCTACGAGAGTTCAACGGCAATTTCGAAAAGTGAGTTGGATACTTCCCCGGAAAAGACTGCCGACCAATCGATGGCTGAAGCCATCAAACAAGCGAATCTTCCAAATTCATCGAGAGACAATAATAGAAGTGGCATAACAAACGTCAATAGTGTCGATAATAGCGTCGGTCAGGTAgaggaaaaagataggaaTATAAAGTCACCTTTGAGCGTTAAGCGAAATCGTCACGATACGAGTTATTCCAAATTGTTGTCATACATTGGACACAAACCCAAGGTTAGTATTATTcaagacgaaaaaaagaacgaagaattgACCGTCGGGGATGAGAAGAAAAGCGAGCAGAATCTAGAGAAAACAAAGGACAACGAGAAATCGAAATCGTTCCTTTCAAATTTGGATTTAACAAATGTTGTACAGTACAAGTACAAAGATTTCACGCATTTCACTCAACCAagcgaaaataaaaagaatctagatattgtaaatattcctATGATGGAATTTTCGCGAGGGTGTTTAAAATCTCCGGTTAAAGTTCATAGACAggtagataagaaaagaatagttTTGCCTCAGGAAGACATTCTAAGTCCTGATTATGGAGTAGAGACGGATATGAAGGATGAATCGCACGAGTCTTTCTATGATTTAATTCGAGAGTCTGAAAACGAAATCAAATATGCGGACGAGGACGATGagtatatcgataataaagccAGTACATAA
- the LOC124957701 gene encoding uncharacterized protein LOC124957701 isoform X1 — translation MTWSFEWSTLGVLIILLLNCGTSRSIASLNEPILLKVIVPASHVALSGDLTVLILESSQERFSTIPTEVQTEKEITEEENSTESFDSTTDNPLVLRVLFLDGLTSELIGEFPLDTLPQKGENVTLTIPCGFFSRGGTYTLQLQYKLSTVPSKITDIADLSTIQMSNALDVKWPTPSLFLERQRFTTYPNEPISATLRYSEISCEPSEKVPAAAYTLQLIYCGSSTIACDPQNKSRVQVLYHDEITGFPTQKHIILRCEYFGLAGDYALRLKASPVNPNAPTTSAYIKVDWSEEFVFSVHARSIYPCEGSGGVPVIFEYPSCRLQGDRVRVYGRLRADVRSLAPPSTLHYIAELKAMPGKHTLTFECDIFTEKFIEYCFVYVSQAITGAMAEVKLSCIPTFPLQENDAGGWGPWSPWTPCSSSCIGGIRNRYRFCDTPPPRYGAKFCQGKAVETESCGGSQWLDLRDTWNMADWECHHGAELAAIRPEVTAQIGVKCRCGCLITLGEENSRKILAANTQACPGRSFWLVEARPNFVVRLHVDQAQFPCPGQYFRVRDGDSLSADLLTDIAFDKSLPPTKTVISTGEHLLLEFSSDEITAAGESCVGGFLAHAVILYKPREGNQTLMSVPFKRNSTSVVGEWIFWMTPAHLAAASLLMLIFFVSISLALQFAFKYRKYHIAEDLDNLSEYSVYSDSGPSTMRREKALSSATLISEVVSLVGLSRRGTPNHTKLENTSCGAEEDYDSSETQAEYEDETTAESGTLKLNDSQASGSQNTIVSSKDITESVSFMSNIVFVGQPEVKYARPVKLRTLGLQSPTSDQDSTIDENKIQIASDDSTNNPKLCQYNPSNALQGKEFSPVRIYSNVPTLRTGKETKDRRNRERLLHGPGSEFSLINPEMDLELDYYDYNVANAGAAPGSYLGMDPAFLVWIPPLLSTDSDIIPMENVDGHLMEGQLGREGLVLDTEGATLTPSEYRRIKMLRAEESKSNLSNCPNIDQLDEEFLKRCDSKGNFLSDEDSYDGKEMLIERLLPIHRILEDSRIRVSEESLSGQALRDRTILQNIIPNRLYESSTAISKSELDTSPEKTADQSMAEAIKQANLPNSSRDNNRSGITNVNSVDNSVGQVEEKDRNIKSPLSVKRNRHDTSYSKLLSYIGHKPKVSIIQDEKKNEELTVGDEKKSEQNLEKTKDNEKSKSFLSNLDLTNVVQYKYKDFTHFTQPSENKKNLDIVNIPMMEFSRGCLKSPVKVHRQVDKKRIVLPQEDILSPDYGVETDMKDESHESFYDLIRESENEIKYADEDDEYIDNKAST, via the exons ATGACTTGGTCATTTGAATGGTCAACGCTAGGAGTATTGATTATTCTTCTCCTTAACTGTG GTACATCAAGATCGATCGCGAGTCTCAACGAGCCAATTTTACTCAAAGTTATTGTTCCTGCATCTCACGTTGCATTGTCAGGCGATCTCACAGTTCTTATATTGGAATCGTCACAGGAAAGATTTTCCACGATTCCCACCGAAGTTcaaacggaaaaagaaattaccgaagaagaaaatagtacTGAAAGTTTTGATTCAACGACGGATAATCCTCTCGTTTTAAG aGTATTATTTCTGGATGGTCTCACGTCTGAATTAATCGGCGAGTTTCCATTGGATACTTTGCCACAAAAGGGTGAAAATGTTACTCTAACGATACCATGTGGATTTTTCTCAAGAGGAGGTACTTATACTTTGCAACTTCAATATAAACTTTCGACAGTACCATCGAAGATTACGGATATCGCCGATTTGTCCACTATTCAG atgAGCAATGCCTTAGACGTAAAGTGGCCAACGCCGTCTCTCTTTTTGGAACGTCAAAGATTCACAACTTATCCAAACGAACCGATCTCAGCAACATTAAGATACAGCGAGATCTCTTGCGAACCTTCCGAAAAGGTTCCAGCTGCGGCATATactttacaattaatttattgcgGTTCCAGTACAATTGCCTGTGATCCACAAAACAAAAGTCGTGTGCAA GTCCTTTATCATGATGAAATAACAGGATTTCCAACACAAAAGCATATTATTCTACGTTGCGAGTATTTTGGACTTGCCGGTGATTATGCTCTTAGATTGAAAGCATCTCCAGTTAATCCTAATGCACCAACAACGAGTGCATACATCAAA GTTGATTGGTCGGAAGAGTTTGTCTTCAGTGTCCATGCACGATCGATTTATCCCTGCGAAGGATCAGGAGGAGTGCCAGTTATATTCGAATATCCATCTTGCCGCTTACAAGGGGATCGTGTGCGAGTTTATGGTCGCCTTAGGGCCGACGTTCGATCGCTTGCACCACCTTCCACCCTTCATTACATAGCGGAGCTCAAAGCTATGCCGGGAAAACACACATTGACCTTCGAATGCGACATTTTTAcggaaaaatttatcgaatattgCTTCGTTTATGTCAGCCAGGCTATCACAGGGGCGATGGCCGAAGTGAAACTCTCTTGTATCCCTACATTTCCCCTTCAAG AAAATGATGCTGGTGGTTGGGGACCGTGGAGTCCGTGGACACCGTGCAGCAGTTCCTGCATCGGTGGAATTCGCAATCGTTATAGATTTTGCGACACTCCTCCGCCAAGATACGGTGCTAAATTTTGTCAG ggAAAAGCCGTCGAGACGGAATCCTGTGGTGGTTCTCAATGGCTCGATTTACGAGATACATGGAATATGGCTGATTGGGAATGTCACCATGGTGCTGAATTAGCAGCAATACGACCGGAAGTTACCGCACAGATCGGAGTAAAGTGTCGTTGTGGATGTTTAATCACTCTTGGAGAGGaaaattcgagaaaaattttagCAGCTAATACACAGGCCTGTCCTGGCCGATCATTTTGGTTGGTAGAG GCAAGACCAAACTTTGTAGTCAGACTGCACGTAGATCAAGCACAGTTTCCATGTCCAGGGCAATATTTCCGTGTCCGTGACGGTGATTCATTGAGCGCAGATCTTCTAACAGATATAGCCTTTGATAAGTCTCTTCCTCCAACGAAAACAGTTATTTCTACTGGTGAACATTTACTACTGGAGTTCTCAAGTGACGAAATAACAGCAGCTGGTGAATCTTGCGTCGGTGGTTTCTTAGCTCATGCTGTTATtcttt ATAAGCCACGAGAAGGGAATCAAACGTTAATGTCGGTGCCTTTTAAACGTAATTCCACGTCCGTTGTTGGTGAATGGATATTTTGGATGACACCTGCCCACTTAGCTGCAGCgtctttattaatgttaatatttttcgtatcTATTTCTCTAGCATTGCAATTTGCCTTTAAGTATAGGAAATATCATATCGCCGAAGATTTGGATAATTTGAGCGAATACTCCG taTATAGCGACTCTGGACCAAGCACAATGAGACGCGAGAAGGCTTTATCTTCCGCAACTTTGATCTCCGAAGTCGTTTCTTTGGTTGGATTGTCCAGAAGAGGTACACCTAATCATACGAAGCTCGAGAATACATCCTGCGGAGCGGAAGAAGATTATGATAGCTCTGAGACTCAAGCGGA gTACGAGGACGAGACTACTGCAGAATCAGGTACATTGAAGTTAAATGACTCGCAAGCTAGTGGCTCACAAAATACTATAGTTTCTAGCAAGGACATTACCGAGAGCGTATCTTTCATGTCGAATATCGTTTTTGTTGGTCAGCCTGAAGTGAAGTATGCTCGACCTGTGAA ATTACGAACGTTAGGATTACAAAGTCCTACATCCGATCAAGATTCAACGATAGAtgagaataaaattcaaattgcATCGGATGATAGTACGAATAACCCAAAGCTTTGTCAATATAATCCAAGTAATGCTTTGCAAGGCAAG GAATTTTCACCGGTACGAATCTATTCGAATGTACCCACTTTGCGTACCGGCAAGGAAACGAAAGATCGTCGAAATCGGGAACGTCTGCTTCACGGGCCAGGATCGGAATTCAGTCTAATTAATCCCGAAATGGACCTGGAGTTGGATTACTATGACTACAATGTTGCGAACGCAGGAGCCGCTCCAGGTTCCTATCTGGGTATGGACCCAGCTTTCTTAGTCTGGATACCACCGTTGTTGTCTACGGATTCTGATATCATTCCCATGGAAAATGTAGACGGTCATCTGATGGAAGGACAACTAGGAAGGGAAGGACTGGTACTAGATACGGAAGGTGCGACTTTAACTCCCAGCGAGtatagaagaataaaaatgttgaGAGCTGAGGAATCCAAATCCAATCTAAGCAATTGTCCTAATATCGACCAACTTGACGAGGAGTTTTTAAAAAGATGCGATTCTAAgggaaattttctttcggacGAGGACTCATATGATGGTAAGGAAATGCTGATCGAACGACTACTTCCTATTCATCGAATACTCGAGGATTCTAGAATCAGAGTGAGCGAGGAATCGTTATCCGGGCAAGCACTTAGAGATAGAACGATACTTCAGAATATTATTCCAAATCGGCTCTACGAGAGTTCAACGGCAATTTCGAAAAGTGAGTTGGATACTTCCCCGGAAAAGACTGCCGACCAATCGATGGCTGAAGCCATCAAACAAGCGAATCTTCCAAATTCATCGAGAGACAATAATAGAAGTGGCATAACAAACGTCAATAGTGTCGATAATAGCGTCGGTCAGGTAgaggaaaaagataggaaTATAAAGTCACCTTTGAGCGTTAAGCGAAATCGTCACGATACGAGTTATTCCAAATTGTTGTCATACATTGGACACAAACCCAAGGTTAGTATTATTcaagacgaaaaaaagaacgaagaattgACCGTCGGGGATGAGAAGAAAAGCGAGCAGAATCTAGAGAAAACAAAGGACAACGAGAAATCGAAATCGTTCCTTTCAAATTTGGATTTAACAAATGTTGTACAGTACAAGTACAAAGATTTCACGCATTTCACTCAACCAagcgaaaataaaaagaatctagatattgtaaatattcctATGATGGAATTTTCGCGAGGGTGTTTAAAATCTCCGGTTAAAGTTCATAGACAggtagataagaaaagaatagttTTGCCTCAGGAAGACATTCTAAGTCCTGATTATGGAGTAGAGACGGATATGAAGGATGAATCGCACGAGTCTTTCTATGATTTAATTCGAGAGTCTGAAAACGAAATCAAATATGCGGACGAGGACGATGagtatatcgataataaagccAGTACATAA